In Mytilus trossulus isolate FHL-02 chromosome 14, PNRI_Mtr1.1.1.hap1, whole genome shotgun sequence, a genomic segment contains:
- the LOC134696663 gene encoding uncharacterized protein LOC134696663 isoform X2, with translation MASDDSTRNLSLSLYHYLCQNIVGYEDHVKTIRMMNNVRDNLVTDQKVCITSGSFGEGIEMKGSDIDMMHVSKEIKVYETMSSVVKIYHKTYFSMYMEETKPGFTSLLLEYTNAVDILPICTDVRGKLFLSNLKYKQSLEQPRMNVVHGPCLSDHEGLYDYCFCLHSESWITAANQWILRPNNGWPSPEVKQSIIDHGVLFVPIGVKGSANEEIEWRLSFSVGEKLLIYAFSHTLEGCYKY, from the exons ATGGCGTCAG acgATTCAACACGTAACCTCTCATTGTCGCTGTATCATTATCTGTGTCAGAATATTGTGGGATATGAAGATCATGTCAAAACTATTAGAATGATGAATAACGTTAGGGATAATCTAGTCACCGATCAAAAAGTATGCATCACTAGTGGCAGTTTTGGAGAAGGCATAGAAATGAAAGGTAGTGATATAGATATGATGCATGTATCAAAAGAAATTAAAGTATATGAAACCATGTCATCAGTGGTTAAGATATATCATAAAACATACTTTTCTATGTATATGGAGGAAACAAAACCAGGATTTACTTCTTTATTGTTGGAGTATACTAATGCTGTAGACATTTTGCCAATCTGTACGGACGTTCGAGGGAAGTTATTTCTTTCAAACCTCAAGTATAAACAGAGTCTGGAACAGCCACGTATGAATGTTGTACACGGTCCATGTTTATCAGATCACGAAGGTCTTTATGATTATTGTTTCTGTCTGCATAGTGAGTCATGGATAACTGCTGCAAATCAGTGGATTTTAAGACCGAATAATGGATGGCCCAGTCCTGAAGTTAAGCAAAGTATAATAGACCACGGAGTTTTGTTTGTACCGATCGGTGTTAAAGGATCTGCTAATGAAGAAATAGAATGGCGTTTGTCTTTCTCTGTGGGGGAAAAACTTCTTATTTATGCATTCAGTCATACTCTTGAAGGATGCTATAAATATTGA
- the LOC134696663 gene encoding uncharacterized protein LOC134696663 isoform X1, with protein MHSVILLKDAINIDKQCEALLCSYFLKTIIFWVSEELLPSVWTPENLIPCFMRCFRRLIFCVEYSVCPHYFIPENNLFENKIEGKERELLLSNLENLHSNDWKCIFRSPQITLFEPSPNLDIPLIPFICNFQKLANSDFLLKLKENFFLMGNTKKGYVQAVHNLLYLQSTRIQYIHLYLMSSLSENMPEAMPQIKRDGNKYYYKQYNTYLSYLLQNTHQDCVSEWLILASLFYKTQQYNKVLYLTLYSLSKCTSEKLCQGEDLTDTQIELLSLKTIQKKGKINLLKLLKVQCCAFGRTFLIPTELQMNVPIDEIKFFPILPPVVLAHFLRVLCHYHLNNIKQCRKSVSALGLTIAEDYFIPKCRKAEKADSFDCLGVALQLIGETENAKQAFVRSIELKPEQPFNLSYKRLYEIVKGLGRVLVLKKPNFQYTFDD; from the coding sequence ATGCATTCAGTCATACTCTTGAAGGATGCTATAAATATTGACAAGCAATGCGAAGCTTTACTCTGCTCATATTTCCTCAAAACTATTATATTCTGGGTATCTGAAGAATTACTTCCATCAGTGTGGACACCAGAAAATTTGATACCATGCTTTATGAGATGTTTTAGGAGGCTGATCTTTTGTGTAGAATATTCAGTTTGTCCGCATTATTTCATtcctgaaaataatttgtttgagAATAAGATAGAAGGAAAAGAACGAGAATTATTGTTAAGTAATCTAGAAAATTTACACAGTAACGATTGGAAATGCATTTTTCGTTCACCTCAGATCACTCTATTTGAGCCATCGCCGAATCTAGATATTCCTTTAATACCTTTTATatgtaattttcaaaagttagcTAATTCAGATTTTCTGTTAAAGCTAAAAGAGAACTTTTTTCTTATGGGAAATACCAAGAAAGGCTACGTTCAGGCAGTTCATAATTTGCTTTATCTCCAAtctaccaggatacagtacatacACTTATATCTTATGTCAAGTCTATCCGAAAATATGCCAGAGGCTATGCCACAGATAAAGCGAGATGGTAACAAATACTACtataaacaatacaacacaTACCTAAGTTACTTACTACAGAATACACATCAAGATTGTGTGTCTGAATGGTTAATATTGGCTTCTCTCttctacaaaacacaacaatatAACAAAGTTCTTTACTTGACTTTATATTCGTTGTCAAAGTGTACGTCGGAAAAACTGTGCCAAGGTGAAGATTTAACAGACACCCAAATTGAACTGCTCAGTTTAAAAACAATCCAAAAGAAAGGAAAAATCAATTTATTGAAACTGCTTAAAGTACAATGTTGTGCTTTTGGGAGGACTTTTCTTATTCCAACAGAGCTGCAAATGAATGTACCTATAGACGAGATTAAATTTTTTCCCATATTACCACCAGTAGTATTAGCACATTTCTTACGCGTGTTATGTCATTACCATCttaacaatattaaacaatgTCGAAAATCCGTCAGTGCTTTAGGTCTAACAATAGCTGAAGATTATTTTATTCCGAAATGCAGAAAGGCTGAAAAAGCTGACTCCTTCGACTGTTTGGGTGTAGCTTTGCAGTTGATAGGTGAAACTGAAAATGCTAAACAAGCATTTGTACGGTCAATTGAACTCAAACCTGAACAACCGTTCAACTTGTCATACAAGAGATTATATGAAATTGTAAAAGGATTAGGTCGGGTTTTAGTTTTAAAGAAGCCCAATTTTCAATATACGTTCGACGATTAg